The Prunus persica cultivar Lovell chromosome G8, Prunus_persica_NCBIv2, whole genome shotgun sequence genome includes a region encoding these proteins:
- the LOC18768784 gene encoding nodulin homeobox: MSENSAFQDVDQVDANSEHMDQGNDVMREDKGISGGSASGRFGAIDLDAHNVETSGSDTSSTRGKNAVDQMENSEFPKPSAHIKESGYGGTAEDEKVETVQCEEKQRRKRKRTIMNDTQVELIERALLDEPDMQRNAASIQSWAEKLSFHGSEVTCPQLKNWLNNRKARLARTAKDVRPAPEADNALQDKQGGRGLRSNNSPDTPGGDASSQLNVRRDHQIMLRTGIREISETNVAEAAAPRGPAEFDLCKQGDSIGLMGANGEEIGRGKVFQVRGQWYGRNLEELRAYVVDVKDLKARRATRLPHPSVATGVSFEEAETKIGVMRVLWDSNMTFTLRPKRAM; the protein is encoded by the exons ATGTCTGAGAATTCTGCTTTTCAAGACGTGGACCAAGTTGATGCAAACAGTGAGCATATGGATCAGGGGAATGATGTAATGAGGGAAGACAAAGGTATATCTGGTGGGAGTGCATCTGGACGTTTTGGAGCCATCGACCTAGATGCTCATAATGTTGAAACCAGTGGTTCAGACACAAGCTCAACAAGAGGTAAAAATGCTGTAGATCAGATGGAAAACAGTGAATTCCCAAAGCCGAGTGCACACATAAAAGAAAGTGGATATGGAGGAACCGCAGAGGATGAAAAGGTTGAAACTGTTCAGTGTGAGGAAAAGCAGCGAAGGAAACGGAAACGAACAATAATGAATGATACACAGGTGGAACTTATTGAGAGAGCCCTATTAGATGAACCTGATATGCAGCGAAATGCAGCCTCAATACAATCATGGGCTGAGAAATTAAGTTTTCAT GGTTCCGAGGTTACATGTCCACAGCTTAAAAATTG GTTAAACAATCGAAAAGCCAGGCTAGCCCGCACAGCTAAGGATGTTCGTCCAGCACCTGAGGCTGACAATGCGTTGCAAGACAAGCAAGGTGGGCGAGGACTAAGGTCCAACAACTCACCTGATACCCCTGGTGGAGATGCTTCCAGCCAACTAAATGTGAGGAGAGATCATCAAATCATGTTGAGAACTGGTATCAGGGAGATCTCTGAGACTAACGTGGCAGAAGCCGCTGCCCCCCGTGGTCCTGCAGAATTTGATCTGTGCAAGCAAGGCGACTCCATTGGCCTCATGGGTGCAAATGGAGAGGAGATTGGGAGAGGAAAGGTGTTTCAGGTGCGTGGCCAATGGTATGGAAGAAACTTGGAGGAGTTGAGGGCATACGTTGTGGATGTTAAAGACCTAAAAGCTAGAAGAGCAACGAGGCTTCCGCACCCGTCTGTAGCCACAGGTGTCTCATTTGAGGAGGCTGAAACAAAGATTGGCGTAATGAGAGTGTTATGGGATTCAAACATGACTTTCACATTGCGTCCTAAACGAGCAATGTAA